In Candidatus Omnitrophota bacterium, a genomic segment contains:
- a CDS encoding AAA family ATPase: MYEKFYGFTDRPFNMTPDSKFFFASPKHEEALNCLLLAISERNGFVVITGEIGAGKTTVSRALLNRLEPTTKVALVLNTHLGKKELLTTILEDLDIEYRSTSKTHLISALNKYLLKQASGDVNVVLIIDEAQNLTPSVIEEVRMLSNLETEKEKLIQIVLMGQPELKQKLALPKLEQFRQRVVFHYHIEPLSREETTRYIKHRLARAGGTDPEIFSDEAIEEIYKFSGGVPRLINVACHNALISGLVYESKKITAKIAREAVAEALYGLGSKSAGGQEEVSDEILHNLQNGPLSIVDGPQ; this comes from the coding sequence ATGTACGAAAAGTTCTACGGATTTACCGATCGACCGTTCAATATGACACCGGACTCGAAGTTCTTCTTTGCTAGCCCCAAGCACGAGGAGGCGCTCAACTGCCTTCTTCTCGCCATAAGCGAGCGTAACGGGTTCGTCGTGATAACGGGCGAGATAGGGGCCGGCAAGACGACCGTCTCCCGAGCCCTCCTTAACCGGCTTGAGCCGACCACGAAAGTCGCCCTGGTGCTCAATACGCACCTTGGGAAGAAGGAGCTCCTGACGACTATACTCGAGGATCTGGATATAGAGTACAGGTCTACGTCCAAGACGCACCTCATCTCCGCCCTAAATAAGTATCTCCTTAAGCAGGCCTCTGGCGATGTCAATGTGGTCCTCATAATAGACGAGGCGCAGAACCTGACCCCTTCGGTGATAGAGGAAGTGAGGATGCTCTCCAACCTGGAGACGGAGAAGGAGAAGCTCATACAGATAGTGCTTATGGGTCAGCCGGAGTTGAAACAGAAGCTGGCCCTGCCTAAACTTGAACAGTTCAGGCAGAGGGTCGTTTTTCATTACCATATAGAACCGCTGAGCCGTGAAGAGACGACCAGGTATATAAAGCATCGCCTTGCCAGGGCCGGCGGCACGGATCCTGAGATCTTTTCGGATGAAGCGATAGAAGAGATATACAAATTCTCCGGAGGGGTCCCGCGCCTCATCAACGTCGCCTGCCACAACGCCCTGATAAGCGGGCTGGTATATGAGTCGAAGAAGATCACCGCAAAGATCGCCCGCGAAGCGGTCGCCGAGGCGCTTTACGGCCTGGGTTCTAAATCGGCCGGTGGGCAAGAAGAGGTTTCTGATGAGATATTGCACAATTTACAGAATGGTCCACTGTCCATAGTCGACGGTCCACAGTAA
- a CDS encoding FAD-binding oxidoreductase, producing MIVKTDIDTMRPYLEDSSNLQGGYAEKVVIPGDAGEVAEAVREAASKKTPLYITGGGTGTTGGRIPFGGTVVSMERLNGIMDISGGAMAGTVQAGVLVEEFKAAAEKNGLFYPCHPTERTAFVGGTIATNASGARSFKYGPTRKHVKRLKMVMADGSMLELRRGEKFLSGKMPGMMTASGALLRLPFPSYRMPDVKNSAGYYARDGMDLIDLFIGQEGTLSVITEAEMGLAEKPRGIFGCFVFFTAPRDAWGFASELKTMSQRRMAGRKTETLDVLSVEYFDTNAVGMLRSGNKNVPGKARAAIFFEEELPGGRDDARFGIVERLISRHRSSLDDTWVAMNEKELDDFTAFRYAIPETINDIVRRSGFRKLSTDIAVPDKGSYEMMRFYTDLLRDTRIEHVIFGHIGENHVHVNLLPRSEDEARRSQELCLKFVRKGVALGGTVSAEHGIGKTRHRYLEEMYGKEGVREMARLKKALDPDGILSPGNIFAAEELSRV from the coding sequence ATGATAGTGAAGACCGACATAGATACTATGCGTCCGTACCTGGAGGACAGCTCGAACCTCCAGGGAGGGTACGCCGAAAAGGTCGTCATCCCCGGTGACGCGGGTGAGGTTGCGGAAGCGGTCCGGGAGGCCGCCTCAAAGAAGACACCGCTCTATATAACAGGGGGCGGCACAGGCACTACGGGCGGCAGGATACCGTTCGGCGGGACTGTGGTGTCGATGGAGCGGCTGAACGGGATCATGGATATATCGGGAGGCGCTATGGCCGGCACGGTCCAGGCAGGCGTCCTCGTGGAGGAGTTCAAGGCGGCCGCCGAAAAGAACGGGCTTTTTTACCCGTGCCACCCGACCGAAAGGACCGCCTTCGTCGGCGGGACGATAGCCACAAACGCCTCAGGCGCCAGGTCTTTTAAATACGGCCCTACGCGAAAACACGTTAAACGACTGAAGATGGTGATGGCCGACGGGTCTATGCTCGAACTGAGGCGGGGGGAGAAGTTCCTCTCGGGGAAGATGCCCGGTATGATGACCGCAAGCGGCGCTCTACTGCGGCTGCCGTTCCCGTCCTACAGGATGCCGGACGTGAAAAATTCGGCGGGATATTATGCCAGGGACGGTATGGACCTTATAGACCTCTTCATCGGACAGGAGGGGACCCTATCCGTCATAACGGAAGCGGAGATGGGCCTGGCGGAAAAGCCCCGGGGGATATTCGGCTGTTTCGTCTTCTTTACGGCCCCCCGCGATGCATGGGGTTTTGCCTCGGAACTGAAGACGATGTCGCAAAGGCGGATGGCCGGCAGGAAGACGGAGACGCTCGATGTCCTGTCGGTGGAGTATTTCGACACGAACGCCGTAGGGATGCTGCGGTCCGGAAATAAGAATGTCCCCGGGAAGGCCCGGGCCGCCATATTCTTCGAAGAGGAACTCCCCGGAGGCAGGGACGACGCCCGGTTCGGGATAGTGGAACGCCTCATATCGCGCCACCGTTCCTCGCTCGATGACACATGGGTCGCCATGAACGAAAAAGAGCTCGATGATTTTACTGCCTTCAGGTATGCGATACCGGAGACCATAAACGACATCGTCAGGCGAAGCGGCTTCAGGAAGCTTAGCACAGATATAGCCGTGCCCGACAAGGGGTCTTATGAGATGATGCGGTTCTATACGGACCTGCTCAGGGATACGCGTATCGAGCACGTCATATTCGGCCATATAGGAGAGAACCACGTCCATGTGAACCTGCTGCCCAGGTCCGAAGACGAGGCGCGGCGTTCACAGGAGCTTTGCCTTAAATTTGTCAGGAAGGGCGTGGCCCTGGGCGGCACGGTCTCTGCCGAACACGGCATCGGCAAGACGCGCCACAGGTACCTGGAGGAGATGTACGGGAAGGAAGGGGTCCGGGAGATGGCACGGCTGAAGAAGGCGCTCGATCCGGATGGGATCCTCAGCCCGGGCAATATATTTGCGGCGGAAGAGCTGAGTAGGGTATAG
- a CDS encoding GNVR domain-containing protein — MMTENIQTQKNPADYLKIFFRRKWFIIIPAVIGIVGGIIAGNMLPKVYEASTLILVEEGRIINPLIQGLAVSSSTAQRLQVLREQILGWDRILQLIKALDLAKDVKTQWQFEGLVKKLRKNIEVSLKGSSLIRISYEGQNPLEAQNIVKTITDIFIAENLRQQNKETDDAVGFINDQLGLYQKKLKQSEISSMEDQLKKLLVDSTEKHPLVLELKKKIASARAEMDQGDYELDAAQVAGSDSELKSLKEDLKKLKDEVSTSSLDAQDGGVNRTKIASATNDKLYKLLLLDKLSQVEARDADVTKKLYNTLLERLETAKITQRLESSKEGTRYTILDPARLPLKPVKPNKLMVLFMGLAIGAGAGIGLVFLMELFDHSFLGIDEARTFLELPIFGAVSKIVTEDDIRTQKLHNTRVTGISVMTGVVLLVVIIFNVFLGN, encoded by the coding sequence ATGATGACCGAAAATATCCAGACCCAGAAGAACCCCGCCGACTACCTGAAGATATTCTTCAGGAGGAAGTGGTTCATAATCATACCGGCTGTTATAGGCATCGTAGGAGGCATCATAGCCGGGAACATGCTCCCCAAGGTGTATGAGGCATCGACCCTGATCCTCGTAGAAGAGGGGAGGATCATCAACCCGCTGATCCAGGGATTGGCGGTTTCGAGCAGCACCGCCCAGCGGCTCCAGGTCCTGCGTGAACAGATACTCGGCTGGGACAGGATCCTCCAGCTCATAAAGGCGTTGGACCTCGCAAAGGATGTAAAGACACAATGGCAGTTTGAAGGGCTTGTCAAGAAATTGAGGAAGAATATAGAGGTGAGTTTAAAGGGAAGCAGTCTGATACGCATCTCATATGAAGGCCAGAACCCTCTCGAGGCGCAGAATATAGTGAAAACGATCACCGACATATTCATCGCCGAGAACCTGAGACAGCAGAATAAGGAGACGGATGACGCCGTAGGGTTCATAAACGACCAGCTTGGGCTTTATCAGAAGAAGCTGAAGCAGTCCGAGATATCATCCATGGAGGACCAGCTGAAGAAGCTCCTTGTCGATTCGACCGAGAAGCACCCGCTCGTCCTTGAATTGAAGAAGAAGATCGCTTCGGCACGGGCCGAGATGGACCAGGGCGACTATGAACTTGATGCCGCCCAGGTCGCCGGTTCCGACAGCGAACTAAAGTCCCTTAAAGAGGACTTGAAGAAACTGAAAGACGAAGTATCGACCTCGAGCTTAGACGCGCAGGATGGTGGCGTGAACAGGACGAAGATAGCGAGCGCTACTAACGATAAGCTGTATAAACTGCTCCTTCTCGATAAGCTGAGCCAGGTCGAGGCGCGTGACGCGGATGTCACAAAGAAGCTCTACAATACGCTTCTCGAGCGTCTCGAAACCGCCAAGATCACCCAGCGGCTCGAATCATCAAAGGAGGGGACTAGATATACGATACTCGACCCCGCGCGCCTTCCGCTAAAACCGGTAAAGCCCAATAAGCTGATGGTCCTCTTCATGGGATTGGCGATAGGCGCCGGAGCGGGCATAGGATTGGTATTCCTTATGGAGCTATTCGATCATTCTTTCCTCGGCATCGATGAGGCAAGGACGTTCCTGGAGCTGCCCATATTCGGGGCGGTATCGAAGATAGTGACCGAAGACGATATAAGGACGCAGAAACTCCATAATACACGGGTAACGGGTATCTCTGTCATGACCGGCGTAGTATTGCTTGTAGTGATCATATTCAACGTGTTCCTGGGTAACTAG
- the rpoN gene encoding RNA polymerase factor sigma-54: protein MKNKLSHQQRLAQRMALTPQMRQSIKLLSMSIKDLNEHIESVLTANPFLKKLVETTNREQYSRSSRETSFRPELQVSSDRNENPRQGILSQLTMLGLDKKAFEIAEYLIYELDDNGYLSAELEAGAGDLGVSIEDAEKGLETVQGLEPAGIGARDVGECLELQLKRAGKEDSLEHRIVTEALNELVKNDADTIARSLGTDKDKVLDALRNIKKLNPRPASAVLGEDAQAVIPELIAKVKRNKVQIAINRERLPQLKLYNPYEHELDIIKDPEARKFLKDNMDSAKTLMDGLKRREETISDVATYILGFQQEALAVDSRDIKCLTIKDVARALGFHPSTISRAVSNKYIQVNDKVMALKDLLSQGLKKGNGETTSKAQVLNRISEIVSKEDRSAPLSDEKICGRLESEGIMIKRRTVAKYREALRILPTYLRRKARS from the coding sequence ATGAAAAATAAGCTGTCGCATCAACAGCGGTTGGCGCAGAGGATGGCGCTCACCCCCCAGATGAGGCAATCGATAAAACTGCTCAGCATGTCCATAAAGGACCTCAATGAGCATATCGAATCGGTCCTGACAGCCAATCCTTTCCTTAAGAAGCTGGTAGAGACGACGAACCGGGAGCAATATTCCCGCTCCTCCCGTGAAACATCCTTCCGGCCTGAGCTCCAGGTATCATCCGACCGCAATGAAAATCCCAGGCAGGGCATCCTCTCTCAGCTGACGATGCTGGGCCTGGACAAGAAGGCATTCGAGATAGCGGAATACCTTATATATGAGCTGGATGACAACGGTTATCTCTCTGCGGAACTTGAGGCGGGTGCAGGCGACCTTGGGGTAAGCATAGAGGACGCCGAAAAAGGCCTTGAGACGGTCCAGGGCCTTGAGCCGGCAGGCATAGGCGCGCGGGATGTCGGGGAGTGCCTCGAACTTCAGCTGAAGAGGGCCGGCAAGGAGGATTCGCTCGAACACAGGATAGTCACGGAGGCGCTCAATGAACTTGTCAAGAATGATGCCGACACTATAGCAAGGTCCCTGGGGACGGACAAGGATAAGGTGCTTGATGCGCTCCGTAATATCAAAAAACTGAACCCGCGGCCTGCCAGCGCCGTATTGGGCGAGGATGCGCAGGCGGTCATACCGGAGCTCATCGCCAAAGTGAAGCGCAATAAGGTCCAGATAGCCATAAACCGCGAACGCCTCCCCCAGCTGAAACTGTATAACCCTTACGAGCACGAGCTTGACATCATAAAGGACCCGGAGGCGAGAAAGTTCCTGAAGGATAATATGGACTCCGCCAAGACGCTCATGGACGGCCTCAAGAGGCGTGAGGAGACGATATCCGACGTAGCTACCTATATACTGGGCTTCCAGCAGGAGGCACTCGCCGTGGACAGCCGCGACATCAAGTGCCTCACCATAAAAGATGTCGCAAGGGCGCTCGGCTTCCACCCCTCCACCATAAGCAGGGCTGTGTCGAATAAGTACATACAGGTGAACGATAAGGTGATGGCACTGAAAGACCTGTTGAGCCAGGGGCTGAAGAAGGGTAACGGCGAAACGACGTCGAAGGCGCAGGTCCTGAACAGGATCTCCGAGATAGTGTCAAAAGAGGATAGATCCGCGCCCTTGAGCGATGAAAAGATATGCGGTCGGTTGGAATCCGAAGGGATAATGATCAAACGGCGCACGGTAGCGAAGTACAGGGAGGCGTTGAGGATATTGCCGACTTATTTGAGAAGGAAAGCGAGAAGTTAG
- a CDS encoding polysaccharide biosynthesis/export family protein: MDGRLTITDVAKTLGVTPRTIMRWEKTGKIRRSKRDWRGWRFYLKDDLDDIRKFYESSYEYNESIGAGMSFAKSNVMSVIISALAIAASIIPCGAVYGGTAAAQGAQKPAYYTEAGPAQGNAVRETKTAVDINLAVLPVVSTPPATVAEASKYTLGPDDVIQVEVRRHPEFSGQYTVTAEGKIEYKFVGDIVVDGLTKAQLQERLSAILSEYVIEPEVNVQIMAYLSKVFYVVGEVNKPGKFYMKGNTVTVREALVQAGLPNTAASTRKCRLISPSSKGKGTTRYINVYELLYAGDLKENIEMQPGDVLYIPSTVIAKIIRVISPVTNFAGETAGHVAQGAGIAAGAL, from the coding sequence ATGGACGGAAGATTGACTATAACGGATGTTGCGAAGACACTCGGAGTGACACCACGCACGATAATGCGCTGGGAGAAGACCGGGAAGATCCGGCGCTCAAAGCGCGACTGGCGCGGCTGGAGGTTCTATCTCAAGGATGACCTGGATGATATAAGGAAGTTCTATGAGAGCAGCTACGAGTATAACGAAAGCATAGGTGCCGGCATGAGCTTCGCGAAATCGAACGTCATGAGCGTCATCATATCGGCGCTGGCCATAGCCGCTTCTATTATCCCGTGTGGTGCGGTGTACGGCGGGACCGCCGCAGCGCAGGGTGCGCAGAAGCCGGCCTATTATACGGAGGCAGGCCCTGCCCAGGGCAATGCCGTGAGAGAGACGAAGACGGCCGTGGATATCAACCTTGCGGTGCTCCCGGTGGTCTCTACACCGCCTGCCACAGTCGCTGAGGCGAGCAAATATACGCTCGGCCCTGATGACGTCATCCAGGTAGAGGTGCGCAGGCACCCCGAGTTCAGCGGCCAGTACACGGTCACCGCGGAAGGGAAGATCGAGTATAAGTTCGTAGGGGATATAGTGGTGGACGGGCTCACCAAGGCACAGTTACAGGAACGGCTCAGCGCCATACTCTCCGAATATGTCATAGAACCGGAGGTCAACGTCCAGATAATGGCATATCTCAGCAAGGTCTTCTATGTCGTGGGAGAGGTCAATAAACCGGGCAAGTTCTATATGAAGGGGAATACCGTTACTGTCCGGGAGGCGCTGGTACAGGCGGGTCTTCCCAATACCGCGGCTTCGACTAGAAAATGCCGTCTCATATCACCCTCTTCGAAGGGAAAAGGCACAACCAGATATATCAATGTTTATGAGCTCCTTTACGCGGGAGACCTCAAAGAGAATATAGAGATGCAGCCGGGGGACGTCCTGTATATACCGTCAACGGTCATAGCTAAGATAATACGCGTCATATCGCCCGTCACCAATTTTGCGGGTGAGACGGCCGGCCATGTAGCTCAGGGCGCAGGCATCGCCGCCGGCGCACTATAA
- a CDS encoding flippase, with protein sequence MKKLTGNFLWMAAANAVAALCGIFVYIYLARVLHPAGFGRLAYVQSLVFYLLNFVDLGLTTYGIREVSKDRKRVSEYVSEIVSFRLLIALFLYLAVVALSYLFPQLAEIRALLLETALLFFIAACATEWAFQGIEAMHMVLVSFALTAALQISLVYIAVKGPADILKVPLAQYLAAIPILLIFLRHFRFAFRIKGDDLIRMKRYLSSALVIWGISIFAQVYNGLDIILLGFFRSPEEVGCFTIARRAVGGITLLMVFLVNAALPRLAFTFAGDRAGFTEATRAFLKLTVSAALLILVPAVLFSDKIILLSVGEEYLAADLTMKIMLSSLLLVLINIPYSTGLVAAGMERKVLAQTIGSAAVNVILNVVLMGRYGMVGAAVSFLAAELVALCWILSIYKNKIGFSRTVVI encoded by the coding sequence GTGAAGAAACTGACCGGTAATTTCCTGTGGATGGCTGCCGCCAATGCAGTAGCAGCGTTGTGCGGCATATTTGTATATATATACCTGGCCCGCGTACTCCATCCTGCGGGGTTCGGCCGCCTCGCCTATGTCCAGTCGCTCGTCTTCTACCTGCTCAATTTCGTCGACCTTGGGCTTACGACATACGGCATCCGCGAGGTGTCCAAGGACAGGAAGAGGGTCTCTGAATACGTCTCCGAGATCGTCTCGTTCCGCCTCCTGATAGCGCTCTTCTTATATCTGGCCGTTGTTGCGCTCTCGTACCTCTTCCCGCAGCTGGCAGAGATCAGGGCCCTGCTACTGGAGACGGCGCTCTTATTCTTCATCGCCGCCTGTGCCACCGAATGGGCCTTCCAGGGCATAGAAGCGATGCATATGGTCCTCGTCTCTTTTGCGCTTACCGCCGCCCTGCAAATATCCCTCGTATATATAGCCGTGAAAGGGCCTGCCGACATACTGAAAGTCCCGCTCGCGCAATACCTGGCGGCTATACCGATACTCCTCATATTCCTGCGCCATTTCAGGTTCGCCTTCAGGATAAAGGGCGATGATCTCATCAGGATGAAACGCTACCTTTCGAGCGCCCTTGTCATATGGGGGATATCTATCTTTGCCCAGGTTTACAACGGGCTCGATATAATACTCCTCGGTTTCTTCAGGTCCCCCGAAGAGGTCGGCTGTTTCACGATAGCCAGGAGGGCGGTCGGGGGCATAACACTGCTCATGGTATTCCTGGTAAACGCGGCGTTGCCGCGCCTGGCCTTCACGTTCGCGGGCGACCGGGCCGGGTTCACGGAGGCGACCCGGGCATTTCTGAAGCTAACCGTCTCGGCGGCCTTGCTCATACTGGTGCCCGCCGTATTATTCAGCGATAAGATAATATTGCTGTCGGTCGGGGAGGAGTATCTCGCGGCGGACCTCACCATGAAGATAATGCTTTCGAGCCTTCTCCTAGTCCTGATAAATATCCCGTATTCGACCGGGCTCGTGGCCGCGGGGATGGAGCGGAAGGTCCTCGCGCAGACGATTGGGAGCGCCGCCGTCAACGTAATATTGAACGTAGTCCTTATGGGCCGGTATGGCATGGTCGGCGCGGCGGTGTCGTTCCTGGCGGCCGAGCTGGTCGCCCTATGCTGGATCCTTTCGATTTATAAAAATAAAATAGGATTTTCGCGCACGGTTGTGATATAA
- a CDS encoding DUF748 domain-containing protein, with amino-acid sequence MLRRLLIVIVLLCVAIGAAVYFYRYRVIQYSAENIIRNALPDFVRIDTITFDARNSRISLDGFKVLNPPGSSEKYLLEIGKVSCSYRMMGKSPLDGFEIFDPLFKDFVLRIERSRDGKTNIEGMGEVVQPGSGSRPAAARPSGNPQGVLVSKLTGGKKPSEILKLPETFTISGGRIIFTDRFIGPRPNIITFENIEGRVTVRFDDTYTKVLALSSAGEGNLSGNRGEVIKWDVSLDPATPKLTMSNRFEVSGLDILTFEPYYDKYAPFVFNKGKFSGTLIFDFDNGSIGSTNEVHISDFVFYIKRGYENAGFWQTSVQDLAKYFATPSGEVVFDFKIKGEIGDPKFYLGPISKQALASMAVDKITDVIGQMGSRGEGAATGQKTDIEKAKEYIDIFKGLINKK; translated from the coding sequence ATGCTTAGACGTCTGCTCATCGTAATAGTGCTTCTCTGCGTCGCCATCGGCGCCGCGGTGTACTTCTACCGCTACCGTGTCATCCAGTACTCCGCCGAAAATATCATACGTAACGCCCTACCCGATTTTGTCAGGATCGATACTATAACGTTCGATGCCAGGAACAGCAGGATATCGCTCGATGGTTTCAAGGTGTTGAACCCGCCCGGCTCTTCAGAGAAGTACCTGCTTGAGATAGGGAAGGTCTCCTGCTCGTACCGCATGATGGGTAAAAGCCCGCTCGACGGGTTCGAAATATTCGACCCGTTATTCAAGGACTTTGTCCTCAGGATAGAGAGGTCCCGGGACGGTAAGACGAATATAGAAGGGATGGGGGAGGTCGTGCAACCGGGATCCGGCAGCCGTCCGGCCGCGGCAAGGCCGTCCGGCAACCCTCAGGGGGTGCTCGTTTCGAAACTGACCGGCGGGAAGAAGCCGTCGGAGATACTGAAACTGCCGGAGACATTTACGATAAGCGGCGGCAGGATAATATTCACAGACAGGTTTATCGGCCCCAGGCCCAATATCATAACTTTCGAGAATATAGAGGGCCGGGTGACGGTGAGGTTCGATGACACATATACGAAGGTGCTTGCGCTGAGTTCCGCCGGCGAAGGCAACCTTAGCGGGAACCGGGGCGAGGTCATAAAGTGGGACGTATCGCTCGACCCGGCGACGCCGAAGCTCACCATGTCGAACAGGTTCGAGGTCTCCGGCCTCGACATCCTTACGTTTGAGCCGTATTACGATAAATATGCGCCCTTCGTATTTAATAAGGGCAAATTCTCCGGTACCCTCATCTTTGACTTCGATAACGGCAGCATAGGGTCGACCAACGAGGTGCACATATCCGATTTTGTCTTTTACATAAAGAGGGGATATGAGAATGCCGGGTTCTGGCAGACATCGGTCCAGGACCTGGCCAAATATTTCGCGACCCCTTCCGGCGAAGTCGTCTTCGACTTCAAGATAAAGGGCGAGATAGGCGACCCCAAGTTCTACCTGGGGCCGATATCGAAACAGGCGCTCGCCTCCATGGCGGTCGATAAGATAACGGATGTCATCGGACAGATGGGCTCCAGGGGAGAAGGCGCCGCCACCGGCCAGAAGACCGATATCGAAAAGGCGAAAGAGTATATCGACATATTCAAAGGACTGATAAATAAGAAATAG
- a CDS encoding PAC2 family protein: MAPEGIKILKDIKVVEPVMIAGWPGMGNVALGTVDYLRRNMKTVEIAEIEIDKFSVLDSVIVENGVARYAEVPRNVFYYDKEKNIVMFEGEVQLQGAAGIALLKKVLEAAASFRTKMIFTGAAFPLPVSYREPPEVYGVANRAALLDTITKAGVKPMEGGHISGLNGLILGFAEERNIDALCLLATMPQYAISFPNPKASNAIIDALERILSFEVDRQEMIEDIKEMDERMSVIEDKVKDAFTIEDEAPETPPVDKKIPGYIMEKIEKMFREAKLDKTKAGILKKELDRWDLYKLYEDRFLDLFEEGQ, from the coding sequence ATGGCACCGGAAGGCATAAAGATACTCAAAGATATAAAGGTGGTCGAGCCGGTCATGATAGCAGGCTGGCCGGGCATGGGTAATGTAGCTCTCGGCACGGTCGATTACCTCAGGCGGAATATGAAGACGGTAGAGATAGCCGAAATAGAGATCGATAAGTTCTCGGTGCTCGATTCGGTGATAGTCGAGAACGGCGTAGCCAGGTACGCGGAGGTGCCGCGCAACGTCTTCTATTACGATAAAGAGAAGAATATAGTGATGTTCGAAGGGGAGGTGCAGCTGCAGGGTGCCGCGGGGATAGCCCTTCTGAAGAAAGTCCTCGAGGCGGCCGCTTCTTTCAGGACGAAGATGATATTCACGGGCGCGGCTTTCCCGCTGCCTGTAAGTTACAGGGAGCCCCCGGAAGTGTACGGCGTGGCCAACAGGGCGGCGCTCCTCGATACCATCACGAAGGCCGGGGTGAAACCGATGGAGGGAGGCCACATCTCCGGGCTTAACGGCCTTATCCTCGGCTTTGCGGAGGAACGGAATATAGACGCCCTGTGCCTCCTGGCGACGATGCCGCAATACGCGATAAGCTTCCCGAACCCGAAGGCATCGAACGCCATAATCGACGCCCTGGAGCGCATCCTCTCCTTTGAGGTGGACCGGCAGGAGATGATCGAGGATATAAAGGAGATGGACGAGCGCATGAGCGTCATCGAGGATAAGGTCAAGGATGCCTTCACCATAGAGGACGAAGCCCCTGAGACGCCGCCCGTGGACAAGAAGATACCCGGCTATATCATGGAGAAGATAGAGAAGATGTTCCGCGAGGCAAAGCTCGATAAGACGAAGGCCGGCATCCTGAAGAAGGAGCTCGACAGGTGGGACCTGTATAAGCTCTACGAGGACAGGTTCTTGGATCTGTTCGAAGAAGGACAGTAG
- a CDS encoding thermonuclease family protein, whose amino-acid sequence MIDRSFGKARLRVITLTAAALLYWVVTSLSSTQEGHTKKEFFRVTRVIDGDTLQISNGEKVRLIGVDTPEARYNSKLVRDARRSGKDMKVIEALGRRASSFTKKLCAGRNVRLDFDVEKRDKYKRLLAYVYLEDGTFVNAKIVEEGYGEVMTVPPNVKFADTFAKLQKEARENNRGLWGK is encoded by the coding sequence GTGATAGACAGATCCTTCGGGAAGGCGCGTCTCAGGGTCATTACGCTCACTGCGGCAGCGCTCCTCTATTGGGTCGTCACATCGCTCTCCTCCACGCAGGAAGGTCATACCAAAAAAGAGTTTTTCCGGGTAACGCGCGTCATTGACGGCGATACCCTGCAGATATCAAACGGCGAGAAAGTCCGCCTTATAGGCGTGGATACGCCCGAGGCGAGGTATAATAGCAAGCTCGTGCGGGATGCACGCCGCAGCGGTAAGGATATGAAGGTGATAGAGGCCCTGGGCAGGAGGGCGTCATCTTTTACAAAGAAACTGTGCGCGGGCAGGAACGTGCGCCTCGATTTTGATGTCGAAAAACGCGATAAGTACAAACGCCTCCTGGCATACGTATATCTCGAGGACGGGACGTTCGTGAACGCAAAGATCGTTGAGGAAGGGTACGGCGAAGTCATGACTGTGCCCCCGAACGTGAAATTCGCCGACACTTTCGCGAAGTTGCAGAAAGAGGCGAGGGAGAATAACCGGGGGTTGTGGGGCAAATAG
- a CDS encoding four helix bundle protein — MSQVTSEKALEKGYKKLIVWRKADELAYEIYLETKKFPKEEMYGITSQLRRAAFSIPTNIVEGTGRQGRNELKQFTNIALGSLAETEYLLDFCVRLKYLNDESYNRLEGLRKEVGGLLWNFYKSF; from the coding sequence ATGTCACAAGTCACCAGTGAAAAAGCTTTAGAAAAAGGATATAAGAAATTAATCGTTTGGCGCAAAGCCGACGAATTGGCATATGAGATTTATTTGGAAACAAAGAAGTTTCCGAAAGAAGAGATGTACGGGATAACGTCTCAATTGAGGAGGGCGGCTTTTTCGATACCTACTAATATAGTTGAGGGAACGGGCCGGCAGGGTAGGAATGAGCTTAAGCAATTTACGAATATCGCCCTGGGTTCTTTAGCAGAAACCGAGTATCTATTGGATTTTTGTGTTCGCCTTAAATATCTAAACGATGAAAGTTATAACCGATTAGAGGGATTGAGAAAAGAAGTTGGGGGTTTGCTGTGGAATTTTTACAAAAGCTTTTAA